One part of the Natrinema salinisoli genome encodes these proteins:
- the arsB gene encoding ACR3 family arsenite efflux transporter, with protein sequence MSNVDAHDHGPNCDCESCGDPRSMDFLDKYLTVWIFGAMAIGVGLGFVAPSVTQPIQDFHLVEIGLILMMYPPLAKADYSQLRTVFSNWRVLGLSLIQNWLIGPTLMFGLAVVFFSGLAPGLPARPEYFLGLVFIGMARCIAMVLVWNELAEGSTEYVTGLVAFNSLFQIITYGVYVWFFALFLPPLLGMESLVAGITTFDISPMQVFEAIVIFLGIPFAGGFLTRYVGTRAKSEAWYDDEFIPKIDPLTLVALLFTVIVMFATQGGAIVASPGDVLLIAVPLTIYFVVMFLVSFGMGRGIGADYSTTTAIGFTAASNNFELAIAVAVAVFGVGSGVAFATVVGPLIEVPVLLALVNVALYFQRKFDWGGFDTGSLDSSVSDSATDD encoded by the coding sequence ATGAGTAACGTCGACGCCCACGACCACGGCCCCAACTGCGACTGTGAGAGCTGTGGTGACCCGCGGTCGATGGACTTTCTCGACAAGTACCTTACCGTCTGGATCTTTGGTGCGATGGCAATCGGCGTTGGACTCGGTTTCGTCGCCCCGTCGGTGACCCAACCGATTCAGGACTTCCATCTCGTCGAGATCGGGCTCATTCTGATGATGTACCCACCACTGGCGAAGGCCGATTACTCGCAACTTCGGACCGTCTTCAGCAACTGGCGTGTGCTCGGACTCAGTCTCATCCAGAACTGGTTGATCGGCCCGACGTTGATGTTCGGGTTGGCAGTCGTCTTCTTCAGTGGGCTCGCCCCCGGCCTGCCAGCGCGGCCGGAGTACTTCCTCGGGCTCGTGTTCATCGGAATGGCGCGGTGTATCGCGATGGTACTGGTCTGGAACGAACTCGCGGAGGGCTCGACCGAGTACGTCACCGGCCTCGTCGCGTTCAACAGCCTCTTCCAGATCATCACCTACGGGGTGTACGTCTGGTTCTTCGCGCTGTTCCTCCCGCCGCTGCTCGGCATGGAATCGCTCGTCGCTGGGATCACGACCTTCGACATCTCGCCGATGCAGGTGTTTGAGGCGATCGTCATCTTTCTCGGGATTCCGTTCGCGGGCGGCTTCCTGACCCGGTATGTCGGAACTCGCGCCAAGAGTGAAGCCTGGTACGATGACGAGTTTATTCCGAAGATTGATCCGCTAACGCTCGTTGCGCTGCTGTTCACCGTGATCGTGATGTTCGCCACGCAGGGCGGCGCCATCGTCGCCTCGCCGGGCGATGTCCTGTTGATCGCGGTGCCGCTGACGATCTACTTCGTCGTGATGTTCCTCGTGAGCTTCGGGATGGGGCGAGGTATCGGCGCGGACTACTCCACGACGACTGCCATCGGGTTCACAGCGGCGTCGAACAACTTCGAGCTCGCCATCGCCGTCGCCGTGGCGGTATTCGGTGTCGGCTCTGGTGTCGCATTCGCAACCGTTGTCGGCCCGCTTATTGAAGTCCCCGTCTTGCTCGCGCTGGTCAACGTCGCACTGTACTTCCAGCGAAAGTTCGACTGGGGCGGCTTCGATACCGGTAGTCTCGATTCGTCTGTGTCTGACTCGGCGACGGACGACTAA
- a CDS encoding ArsR/SmtB family transcription factor — MTQATERLRRYLDDELEECRNEDVERRLDELSTLEAALGTAQVDTELDVLSALSNETRYTLVRVLVAAQDELCVCELNAVVDVTESGLSHALSKLVDAGLVDGRKDGRWKKYRATNRAVALVTVLDGSVADE, encoded by the coding sequence ATGACCCAAGCGACGGAACGACTTCGACGCTATCTCGACGACGAACTCGAGGAGTGTCGCAATGAGGACGTCGAACGCCGGCTCGACGAGCTCAGCACTCTCGAAGCAGCACTCGGGACAGCGCAGGTGGACACTGAACTCGATGTACTTTCGGCACTCTCCAACGAGACGCGGTATACGCTCGTCCGGGTGCTCGTTGCCGCGCAAGATGAACTCTGCGTCTGTGAGCTGAACGCGGTTGTCGACGTGACCGAGAGTGGTCTCAGCCACGCGCTCTCGAAACTCGTCGATGCAGGACTGGTTGACGGCCGAAAGGACGGCCGGTGGAAGAAGTACCGCGCTACCAACCGGGCCGTCGCGCTCGTTACCGTCCTCGATGGGAGTGTGGCCGATGAGTAA
- a CDS encoding ArdC-like ssDNA-binding domain-containing protein, with the protein MTMSDCSQVSFDNSDTRREEMHNTMEAWAEDLVEEVDDAASSKQFQEWLDVQSRFHDYSYRNTLLINRQCPHATRVAGYRTWQTEFDRHVKEGENAIWIWAPIIAKQCPDCENSPSYHERSDCDYDETPPEEWSKGLVGFRPAPVFNISQTEGEQLPELETEATGDVDELLPALLEAASSLTVDVAVVSRDEWSHGDAKGICQYRSPAEPPLVEARNRENSADLAVTLVHEYAHALLHNDTDDKTERSKRELEAEAVGYIVGRYFGLDTSGSAFYLAAWEGNEPEVIFDRLEWISSTAAEIIDVVDGVMEDE; encoded by the coding sequence ATGACTATGAGCGACTGTTCGCAGGTGTCCTTCGATAACTCAGACACCAGACGTGAGGAGATGCATAATACGATGGAAGCGTGGGCCGAAGACCTCGTCGAGGAAGTCGACGACGCAGCCTCGAGTAAGCAGTTCCAGGAGTGGCTCGATGTGCAGAGTCGCTTCCATGACTACTCCTACCGAAATACACTCCTGATCAACCGGCAGTGTCCACATGCGACCCGCGTCGCCGGCTATCGGACTTGGCAGACTGAATTCGATCGTCATGTGAAAGAAGGTGAAAACGCGATCTGGATCTGGGCACCAATCATCGCGAAGCAGTGTCCCGACTGTGAGAACTCGCCATCATACCACGAGCGAAGCGACTGTGACTACGACGAGACGCCACCTGAAGAATGGTCGAAAGGTCTTGTCGGTTTTCGGCCAGCACCAGTGTTCAATATTTCCCAGACTGAGGGAGAGCAACTGCCCGAGCTCGAGACCGAAGCGACTGGAGATGTCGATGAACTACTGCCAGCGCTTCTCGAGGCAGCCTCGTCACTCACTGTGGATGTGGCGGTCGTCTCCCGAGACGAATGGTCTCACGGCGATGCCAAGGGTATCTGTCAGTATCGTTCGCCTGCAGAGCCACCACTCGTCGAAGCACGTAACCGTGAGAACAGTGCCGATCTCGCTGTGACGCTCGTCCACGAGTACGCGCATGCCCTCTTACACAATGACACCGACGACAAGACCGAGCGCTCGAAACGCGAACTCGAAGCAGAGGCAGTCGGCTACATCGTCGGGCGGTACTTCGGCCTGGATACGAGCGGGTCGGCGTTCTATCTGGCTGCATGGGAAGGTAACGAGCCGGAGGTTATCTTCGACCGTCTCGAGTGGATCAGTTCGACAGCTGCGGAGATCATCGATGTCGTTGACGGGGTGATGGAGGATGAGTGA
- a CDS encoding DUF5518 domain-containing protein produces the protein MASDTPPSTTVDTPAADKSGSSTAINALIGAAAGVILSFVPFSTLLGGAIAGYLEGGEPGDGLRVGAIAGVVMLIPMVLIGMFFMMFFVGFGTGGAPLAFGMMAILMLMFGALYTVGLSAAGGYLGIYLKHEL, from the coding sequence ATGGCATCCGATACTCCTCCCAGTACGACGGTCGATACGCCAGCCGCTGATAAGAGTGGGTCCAGTACTGCGATCAACGCGTTGATCGGGGCGGCCGCCGGTGTCATCCTCTCGTTCGTGCCGTTTTCCACATTGCTCGGTGGGGCGATCGCTGGCTACCTCGAGGGCGGCGAACCAGGTGATGGGTTGAGAGTTGGCGCTATCGCGGGGGTTGTCATGCTCATCCCGATGGTGCTCATAGGAATGTTCTTCATGATGTTTTTCGTTGGTTTCGGGACCGGTGGTGCTCCCCTCGCGTTCGGTATGATGGCGATCCTCATGCTGATGTTTGGTGCCTTGTATACCGTCGGTTTGAGTGCTGCCGGTGGTTACCTCGGTATCTACCTCAAGCACGAACTGTGA
- a CDS encoding CPBP family intramembrane glutamic endopeptidase, producing MSRILRTENEQLRLPLRLIWNESERRLRSPIRILFGIVIVFLFAGFGSGYRPTLLTDGGPIPEAINSLVRGLPQSMGIVLGVILVSVVLDRRVLSDLGIRLDSHVWCRFAGGFVIGAGITALSVTVGTVTGYYNVSGVHVSSGPAVWLLLVGVTGLSQLLIVVAEELLARGYLITNVMEGLDSIPVLPRGMAAGIAVVIASVFFYLTHSARGAVFGVMAAGLAVLLGVAYVLSGSLAVPIGIHFGVNFAGGLLGTQPMSVSLVQLTSTTTVAETLVLPVEAVTVRLVGAGIAILVLVFWYHSTNGRVRIIPSIVRPTLRWQRNSDASPEQS from the coding sequence ATGTCCAGGATACTTCGCACCGAGAATGAGCAGTTGCGGCTTCCACTCCGCCTGATCTGGAATGAGAGTGAACGTCGACTCCGTTCGCCGATCCGGATTCTCTTCGGAATAGTGATCGTCTTTCTGTTCGCCGGATTCGGTAGCGGATACCGGCCAACCCTTCTCACAGATGGTGGTCCGATCCCGGAAGCGATCAATTCCCTTGTAAGGGGCCTCCCCCAATCAATGGGGATCGTGCTCGGTGTGATCCTCGTCAGTGTGGTGCTTGATCGGCGAGTACTCTCCGATCTCGGAATCAGGCTTGATTCACATGTATGGTGTCGGTTTGCCGGTGGTTTTGTCATCGGGGCCGGTATCACTGCCCTGAGCGTCACTGTCGGAACGGTGACCGGGTACTACAACGTGAGCGGTGTCCACGTGAGCAGTGGCCCTGCTGTATGGCTGCTCCTTGTCGGGGTTACCGGTCTTTCGCAACTCCTGATCGTTGTCGCGGAGGAATTACTGGCTCGCGGATACCTCATCACGAACGTGATGGAGGGCCTTGACAGTATCCCGGTACTCCCACGTGGAATGGCTGCAGGCATTGCCGTGGTGATTGCATCGGTCTTTTTCTACCTCACTCACTCTGCACGCGGAGCGGTGTTCGGTGTGATGGCCGCTGGACTGGCCGTACTTCTCGGTGTCGCGTACGTTCTCAGCGGGAGTCTGGCCGTCCCGATCGGAATCCATTTCGGAGTGAACTTTGCTGGCGGACTTCTTGGAACACAGCCCATGTCAGTCTCCCTCGTTCAACTAACATCCACGACGACTGTTGCAGAGACGCTCGTCCTTCCAGTTGAGGCAGTCACTGTACGCCTCGTTGGGGCTGGCATTGCGATCCTAGTACTGGTCTTCTGGTATCACTCCACGAACGGCCGTGTACGAATCATACCATCAATTGTCCGACCGACACTTCGCTGGCAGCGAAATAGTGACGCGTCTCCTGAGCAGTCCTGA
- a CDS encoding helix-turn-helix domain-containing protein yields MKHVRVRIMAHGQAGDIHPMYGVMTEAPFIERATAVQWNYTGDALGILHYVLGDADALERAMQEIPEVVGYDIERIDKRSCYVYIRDATTDSLQEMFGPISSGGLVVVPPIKYEPDGTVVFSIFGPDDELQDAMKDISVPVDVTIEAVGGLAGTTAAIETLLTVRQHEVVETAVELGYYDIPRTASQEDIAVELDCAPSTIAEHLRKAESRVLRAQLT; encoded by the coding sequence ATGAAACACGTCCGGGTGCGCATCATGGCCCACGGACAGGCAGGAGATATCCACCCAATGTACGGCGTGATGACCGAAGCACCGTTCATCGAGCGAGCGACGGCAGTACAGTGGAACTACACCGGTGACGCACTGGGTATCCTCCATTACGTTCTGGGCGACGCCGATGCGCTCGAGAGAGCGATGCAAGAGATTCCAGAGGTCGTCGGCTATGACATAGAACGTATCGATAAGCGGTCCTGTTACGTGTACATCCGGGACGCGACGACCGACTCGCTCCAAGAAATGTTCGGACCGATCTCCTCCGGCGGACTGGTCGTTGTTCCCCCCATCAAATACGAGCCTGATGGAACAGTGGTGTTCTCGATATTCGGCCCTGATGACGAGCTACAGGATGCAATGAAGGACATCTCTGTCCCGGTTGACGTGACTATCGAAGCGGTGGGCGGTCTCGCTGGTACGACAGCTGCTATCGAGACCCTCCTCACTGTCCGCCAGCACGAAGTCGTCGAAACAGCGGTTGAATTGGGCTACTACGACATTCCTCGGACTGCAAGCCAAGAAGACATTGCCGTTGAACTGGACTGTGCGCCGAGTACTATTGCCGAACACCTGCGTAAAGCCGAATCACGAGTACTCCGGGCACAGTTAACCTGA
- a CDS encoding SDR family oxidoreductase, producing MVRTLVTGATGTLGTALRPRLTAAGHAVRAASRSPPEETEEDIEWVEFNVLEDTGIESALENIDVVIHTATAPQGDTAAVDVQGTKRLLEVAEEASIENFIYPSIVGIDDIPFSYYKHKATAETAVEESNVPVTIVRATQFHSFVAEMLGYVAKLPVWPLPTKMQIQPIDVGEVADIIVDYTTLEASGRIGPIGGPQIHSVGELAQAYRDSRGHRRPIIRLPIPSKTVAAFRTGHAICPDHMIGTVTWEEWLANRYTSGADETDPRVQSPI from the coding sequence ATGGTCCGAACGCTGGTGACCGGTGCAACAGGTACGCTCGGAACGGCACTGCGGCCGCGGCTCACAGCGGCAGGACACGCTGTCCGGGCGGCGAGCCGTTCACCGCCCGAAGAGACTGAAGAGGATATCGAGTGGGTAGAATTCAACGTGCTCGAGGACACGGGTATCGAGTCAGCACTCGAAAACATTGATGTCGTCATCCACACGGCGACGGCCCCACAGGGAGACACAGCGGCAGTTGACGTACAGGGCACAAAACGACTTCTCGAAGTAGCCGAGGAGGCCAGCATAGAGAATTTTATCTACCCCTCCATCGTTGGTATCGACGACATTCCCTTCTCCTACTACAAACACAAGGCCACCGCCGAGACCGCAGTCGAGGAGAGCAATGTACCGGTGACTATCGTCCGTGCGACGCAGTTCCACTCGTTCGTCGCGGAAATGTTGGGCTATGTGGCGAAACTTCCGGTATGGCCCCTCCCAACAAAAATGCAGATCCAGCCTATCGATGTCGGCGAGGTCGCGGATATTATCGTGGATTACACGACGCTGGAAGCAAGCGGCCGAATCGGCCCCATCGGCGGCCCTCAAATCCACTCAGTAGGCGAGCTCGCACAGGCGTACCGCGATTCGCGTGGGCACCGACGTCCTATCATCAGGCTCCCTATCCCCAGCAAAACTGTGGCGGCGTTTCGGACTGGCCATGCGATCTGTCCCGACCATATGATCGGGACAGTCACTTGGGAAGAGTGGCTCGCAAACCGGTATACGAGCGGAGCAGACGAAACCGACCCTCGTGTGCAGTCGCCAATCTGA
- a CDS encoding DUF5518 domain-containing protein translates to MSSTPSESPNVEDSTTSSTLLPEVVDWLVGALIALGGLIFVAIGAALVSGIDRELLEQAIEEETTTVTVGTTELTDAEALEVADAVISWMGPGLLITGLGMIVFAIGYIILRRRAHRRARTDDTVSSYRSFAVFGAVITAIFSFIPISSALGGAVAGYLEKSESDRTISVGALAGVLPLLPLLIVGLFSVGGFVTGLLAIEQGGNAAFVGVTVVLSLVVSAALGAGLGGLGGYLGGWFAERRTTAN, encoded by the coding sequence ATGAGTTCTACGCCATCGGAAAGTCCAAACGTGGAAGATTCAACGACGTCTAGTACCCTACTCCCGGAGGTCGTCGACTGGCTCGTAGGAGCCCTCATTGCGCTGGGTGGGTTGATCTTTGTAGCAATCGGGGCCGCCCTTGTGTCTGGTATTGATCGAGAATTGCTCGAACAGGCTATCGAAGAAGAAACCACGACGGTCACAGTCGGTACGACTGAACTTACTGACGCCGAGGCGCTTGAGGTAGCTGACGCGGTCATCTCATGGATGGGCCCAGGTCTGCTCATAACGGGTCTCGGAATGATCGTCTTTGCGATTGGATATATTATCCTCAGACGTCGCGCGCACCGACGGGCTCGGACAGATGACACCGTTAGTTCGTACAGGTCGTTTGCCGTTTTCGGGGCAGTCATCACTGCAATTTTCTCTTTTATCCCGATTTCATCCGCCCTTGGCGGTGCTGTCGCGGGGTATCTTGAGAAGAGTGAGTCTGATCGAACGATCAGCGTCGGGGCGCTTGCAGGTGTCTTGCCCTTACTCCCGCTGCTCATAGTCGGGCTGTTCAGCGTTGGTGGATTCGTCACCGGACTTCTTGCTATTGAACAGGGCGGCAACGCGGCTTTTGTCGGTGTCACGGTGGTTCTCTCGTTGGTAGTGTCCGCAGCCCTTGGGGCCGGCCTCGGCGGTCTCGGCGGATACCTTGGTGGCTGGTTTGCGGAACGCCGAACTACAGCAAATTGA
- a CDS encoding CPBP family intramembrane glutamic endopeptidase: MVGWILGEPVAFADLSEIGFRFVFTLFLAGALEEFGWRGFLQPRLQEQRSALFAAVVIGIIWALWHAPLTIGGTGAGYESGEITALLIGLPLFSIVIAWVYNSTRGGVLFAMHFHTMINTTPILEVANVTAVMELAELAILLGLPIGIILYYGRTYLAATRPEPPIPGKTHNH, encoded by the coding sequence GTGGTTGGCTGGATTCTCGGTGAACCGGTCGCGTTCGCCGACCTATCCGAAATCGGGTTTCGATTTGTGTTCACCCTGTTCCTCGCGGGTGCCCTCGAGGAGTTTGGATGGCGGGGATTCCTCCAGCCACGGCTTCAAGAACAGCGATCGGCACTGTTTGCCGCAGTCGTCATCGGGATCATCTGGGCGCTATGGCACGCACCGCTGACGATCGGTGGAACCGGTGCCGGATACGAGAGCGGCGAGATAACCGCTCTCCTCATCGGACTCCCGCTCTTCTCGATCGTGATAGCATGGGTCTACAACAGTACACGGGGCGGAGTACTGTTCGCGATGCACTTCCACACGATGATCAACACGACGCCAATACTCGAGGTAGCAAACGTCACGGCCGTGATGGAACTCGCGGAACTCGCTATTCTCCTTGGACTCCCGATCGGTATCATCCTCTACTATGGACGAACGTACCTGGCTGCTACTCGGCCTGAACCACCGATCCCCGGGAAGACTCACAATCACTGA
- a CDS encoding PadR family transcriptional regulator produces MHDLTGFQRDLLYVIAGSDQPSGQSVKDEVEQYYSSEINHGRLYPNLDTLVNKELVEKGQLDRRTNYYAITDAGEEQIQERREWEDQYVEL; encoded by the coding sequence ATGCACGACCTCACCGGCTTCCAGCGCGACCTCCTGTACGTCATCGCAGGCTCAGACCAGCCGTCCGGCCAAAGCGTCAAGGATGAAGTAGAACAGTACTACAGTTCCGAGATCAACCACGGTCGGCTCTACCCGAACCTCGACACCCTCGTCAACAAAGAGCTGGTCGAGAAAGGGCAACTCGATCGCCGGACGAACTACTACGCCATCACCGACGCAGGTGAAGAACAGATTCAGGAGCGCCGGGAGTGGGAGGACCAATACGTTGAACTTTGA
- a CDS encoding Kiwa anti-phage protein KwaB-like domain-containing protein has protein sequence MRKNVDSIDRIDCFYFDGSINILNPTQFKDIFDYLHEYKDDSNDVLTTVKESEINIADFDRFVDSVRNDRRALWKMREIKRVGIYNNLSRGEVEQIVSDFNLSIDVEEGDGNEDWAIAIPDLRKKWDIIRLLNDDHLYSDLSKDRYQVYGKDNRS, from the coding sequence ATGCGAAAGAACGTCGACAGCATTGATCGGATCGACTGCTTCTATTTTGATGGTTCGATCAATATCCTGAATCCGACTCAGTTCAAGGATATCTTTGATTACCTCCACGAGTACAAAGATGATTCAAACGATGTGCTTACCACGGTCAAGGAATCAGAGATCAATATCGCTGACTTCGATCGGTTTGTTGATTCGGTGAGAAACGATCGACGGGCCCTATGGAAGATGCGGGAGATCAAGCGGGTCGGGATTTACAATAATTTGTCGCGGGGTGAAGTGGAGCAGATTGTTTCCGATTTTAACCTCTCAATCGATGTTGAGGAAGGTGACGGGAACGAAGACTGGGCAATTGCGATCCCTGACCTGCGGAAAAAATGGGACATCATCCGGCTACTGAACGACGACCACCTGTACTCGGACCTTTCAAAAGACCGGTACCAGGTATACGGAAAGGACAATCGCTCATAG
- a CDS encoding helix-turn-helix domain-containing protein: MKRVRITIYPQDLENPALYRRITEAPYISEVQTVNWNNKTPPAGFLLWIRGDYRRLEEEIKDDPQISDYDILPLTDNECHCFLEGTGPADAQELWANFNRGSLMTIPPVEWNDDGSSTFALIGTEEDIQAAVDGVPGDIPVDVERVGGTSVRPESVLGELSDRQCETVETAVDVGYYDTPRDATITEIAEEMECARSTAAEHLQRAESKAMISLFET, translated from the coding sequence ATGAAACGTGTTCGGATAACCATCTACCCGCAGGATTTGGAGAATCCGGCGCTGTACAGGCGTATTACGGAAGCTCCGTATATCTCTGAGGTGCAGACTGTGAACTGGAATAACAAGACTCCTCCAGCCGGATTTCTGCTGTGGATTCGTGGTGATTATCGTCGTCTGGAAGAGGAAATCAAAGACGATCCGCAGATCTCGGACTACGATATTCTTCCACTCACGGACAATGAGTGTCACTGTTTTCTCGAAGGGACAGGACCGGCAGATGCACAGGAACTTTGGGCGAACTTCAACCGTGGGAGTTTGATGACGATTCCGCCTGTTGAGTGGAACGATGATGGCAGTAGTACGTTCGCACTGATCGGTACTGAGGAGGATATTCAGGCCGCAGTTGATGGTGTACCGGGGGACATCCCGGTTGATGTTGAGCGGGTGGGTGGCACATCGGTCCGTCCCGAGAGTGTTCTGGGAGAGTTGTCGGATCGGCAGTGTGAGACGGTTGAAACGGCGGTGGATGTCGGTTACTATGATACACCGCGCGATGCGACGATCACGGAAATAGCAGAGGAGATGGAGTGTGCGCGCTCGACTGCTGCGGAACACCTGCAACGAGCGGAATCGAAGGCGATGATCTCTCTCTTCGAGACGTGA
- a CDS encoding acyl-CoA dehydrogenase family protein, with translation MDFQLTEAQQALRDEAREYAQTTIKPEAIELDQNEEHPTEILDELGDRGYAGLTLSEEYGGMGEGLVELTLVIEELSAALMPVASALGLHLGVATIVEQFGTSQQRDRFLPSMADFDTVCALGLSETNAGSDKLEMETTAEKNGDKWVLNGHKRWITNFRHADYVLTYAKTGSDDEAPHNISAFLVPTDDFTVETVWDTLGANTVKSPKATLSDVTVPDDQRIGEPGEAYIQRGEVNTGVNVPARGVGIARATLDETVAYTKQREQYDHPIADFQGVKWQIGEMAERVDTARLLTLRAAEKADRGQDITREFSMAKVSATQAAVDNANDALQLHGGIGYTTEKHVERHLRDARLLTIAGGPNEGHKDTLGEAVYENHPKPVGADRDG, from the coding sequence ATGGATTTTCAGCTTACAGAGGCCCAGCAGGCCCTTCGCGATGAGGCACGTGAATACGCACAGACAACCATCAAGCCAGAAGCTATCGAACTGGATCAAAACGAAGAGCATCCTACCGAAATCCTTGACGAGTTAGGTGACCGGGGATATGCCGGTCTCACGCTTTCCGAGGAGTATGGAGGGATGGGAGAAGGACTGGTCGAACTCACACTCGTCATCGAAGAGCTATCGGCTGCACTCATGCCCGTTGCCAGTGCACTCGGTCTTCACCTCGGCGTTGCAACGATCGTAGAACAGTTCGGGACCAGCCAACAGCGAGACCGATTCCTGCCGTCGATGGCCGATTTCGACACGGTCTGTGCACTCGGGCTCAGCGAGACGAACGCCGGAAGCGATAAACTGGAGATGGAGACAACCGCGGAGAAAAACGGTGATAAATGGGTGTTAAACGGCCATAAGCGGTGGATCACTAACTTTCGCCATGCTGACTACGTCCTCACGTACGCAAAAACCGGTTCTGATGACGAAGCACCGCACAACATCAGTGCCTTTCTCGTCCCCACAGACGATTTCACGGTCGAAACTGTCTGGGACACACTCGGTGCGAATACAGTGAAATCACCGAAAGCAACGCTCTCCGACGTGACCGTACCAGACGACCAGCGGATCGGCGAGCCAGGTGAAGCATACATCCAGCGTGGTGAGGTCAACACTGGAGTCAATGTCCCCGCCCGTGGTGTTGGCATCGCTCGCGCTACGCTTGATGAGACAGTCGCGTACACGAAGCAGCGCGAACAATACGACCATCCTATCGCTGATTTCCAGGGAGTCAAATGGCAGATCGGCGAGATGGCTGAACGCGTTGACACGGCACGGTTGCTTACGTTACGAGCAGCAGAGAAGGCAGACCGGGGACAGGATATTACTCGCGAGTTCAGTATGGCAAAAGTGTCTGCAACCCAGGCCGCTGTCGATAATGCGAATGATGCGCTACAACTCCATGGCGGGATCGGCTACACCACCGAGAAACATGTGGAACGCCATCTCCGTGACGCCCGCCTGCTGACCATTGCTGGTGGACCAAACGAAGGTCACAAGGACACGCTTGGTGAGGCCGTCTACGAGAATCATCCAAAACCAGTAGGTGCTGACAGAGATGGGTGA
- a CDS encoding CPBP family intramembrane glutamic endopeptidase produces the protein MQLLRERGSTRIRASLRGVLPAVVTLVLFLGGTALLGLIVQAVTEAHSSTEVLLASIGQFVLYAVLIGVAVWSAATLEHREYTNFGLTVDGDWMREFAAGIVITLLGIMVSVWWADVRGIRAVTLTAASITGPERPLLLGAVFGLFICYFLLGNIYEEVVYRRIVLGNFVEGLTARGVSPQVAVILATVVSLLLFGVYHIPLRGNIVVALDAALTGIPFALAYLLTDRLALPVGIHFGRILIEFLHGRVTRGEFNVSAIVEITQDTLLANLEFKLLRIGLTCLGILTWVYLHHGEIQIAKTVYRRNSDHA, from the coding sequence ATGCAGCTGCTTCGTGAACGGGGTTCGACACGTATCCGTGCAAGTCTTCGGGGCGTGTTGCCCGCTGTAGTGACGCTCGTATTGTTCCTCGGTGGGACCGCATTACTCGGGTTGATCGTTCAGGCAGTCACAGAAGCACACTCCAGTACCGAGGTACTCCTGGCTTCTATTGGGCAGTTCGTCTTGTATGCCGTGCTGATCGGGGTGGCAGTCTGGAGCGCAGCAACACTCGAACACCGGGAGTACACGAACTTCGGATTGACTGTCGACGGGGATTGGATGCGAGAGTTTGCTGCCGGGATCGTGATTACGCTACTTGGGATCATGGTATCGGTATGGTGGGCTGACGTCCGCGGAATTAGAGCTGTTACCCTCACAGCTGCCAGTATTACTGGACCTGAGAGACCGCTTCTACTGGGCGCCGTGTTCGGACTGTTCATCTGCTATTTCTTGCTCGGGAATATTTACGAAGAAGTTGTCTACCGGCGTATCGTGCTCGGTAATTTCGTGGAAGGACTTACTGCACGCGGCGTTTCACCGCAAGTGGCTGTTATCCTTGCCACCGTGGTCAGCCTGTTGCTGTTCGGCGTCTACCATATCCCGCTTCGCGGCAACATCGTAGTAGCACTTGACGCCGCTCTCACTGGAATTCCGTTCGCGCTGGCATATCTCCTTACTGATCGATTGGCGCTTCCTGTCGGGATTCACTTTGGCCGTATCCTGATCGAGTTCCTCCATGGACGCGTGACGAGAGGGGAGTTCAACGTCTCTGCGATCGTGGAGATCACACAAGATACACTGCTGGCGAATCTCGAGTTCAAACTGCTCCGTATCGGGCTGACCTGCCTGGGTATCCTCACGTGGGTCTACCTGCACCACGGAGAAATCCAGATTGCCAAGACGGTTTACCGCCGGAACAGCGATCACGCATAG